One stretch of Glycine soja cultivar W05 chromosome 7, ASM419377v2, whole genome shotgun sequence DNA includes these proteins:
- the LOC114420173 gene encoding ankyrin repeat domain-containing protein 13C-like isoform X2: MARSTTPPTIKPENYGHSPVHYAVALGDHTTLSRITSSLPRLPDPSLIQTESDSLAQEKIADQISLVLDRRDVPYRETPLHLAVRLNDLFAARALATAGADVSLQNSAGWNSLQEALCRRASDIALVLLRLHHRNAWSKWRRRLPRVIAALRRMRDFYMEISFHFESSVIPFVGKIAPSDTYKIWKRDGNLRADTSLAGFDGLKIQRADQSFLFLGDVDHTHDVPSGSLLVLNRDDRKIFDAFENAGGPMNESDVAGFCSQTSVYRPGMDVTKAELVGRTNWRRQEKIESVGEWKAKVYEMHNVVFSFRSRKVAGGDSDVAGSEQVLPLELDEDDDGFLVAENPNFGFPMPDKRRHSSFVREEREWVPMGRKSVDLTSVTAPQPRRSPQSVTMPQTKEKEYVRSLRPSVWLTEQFPLKTEELLPLLDILANKVKAVRRLRELLTTTFPPGTFPVKVAIPVVPTVRVVITFTKFVELQPLEQFYTPFSSPRHLLLSASRGGDEQQSKAENRCSSSSSSTWLRRNNSVSNKQRCMALDSDPFAIPAGYTWTSVDDKSRKMKKSKSVRKSK, translated from the exons ATGGCCAGGTCCACCACTCCTCCGACGATCAAACCGGAAAATTACGGCCACAGTCCGGTTCACTACGCCGTCGCTTTGGGCGACCACACCACCCTCTCCAGAATCACCTCCTCACTCCCTCGTCTCCCCGATCCCTCTCTAATTCAAACCGAATCCGATTCCCTCGCTCAAGAAAAAATCGCTGATCAGATCTCCCTCGTCCTCGACCGCCGCGACGTTCCTTATAGAGAAACTCCTCTCCACCTCGCCGTCCGACTTAACGACCTTTTCGCCGCTCGCGCCCTCGCTACCGCCGGCGCCGACGTCTCCCTCCAGAACTCCGCCGGCTGGAACTCTTTGCAGGAGGCGCTATGCCGCCGCGCCTCCGACATCGCGCTCGTCCTCCTCCGTCTCCACCACCGAAACGCCTGGTCCAAGTGGCGCCGCCGCCTCCCGCGCGTCATCGCCGCGCTCCGCCGCATGCGCGACTTTTACATGGAGATCTCCTTCCACTTCGAGAGCTCCGTCATTCCCTTCGTCGGCAAGATTGCCCCCTCCGACACCTACAAAATCTGGAAGCGCGACGGCAACCTCCGCGCTGACACCTCTCTCGCCGGCTTCGACGGCCTTAAGATCCAGCGCGCCGACCAAAGCTTCCTCTTCCTCGGCGACGTCGATCACACGCACGACGTCCCCTCCGGTTCGCTCCTCGTCCTCAACCGCGACGACCGCAAAATCTTCGACGCCTTCGAGAACGCCGGAGGACCGATGAATGAGTCCGACGTTGCCGGATTCTGCTCGCAGACGAGCGTGTACCGTCCCGGTATGGACGTGACGAAGGCAGAGCTTGTAGGCAGAACGAATTGGCGAAGACAAGAGAAAATAGAGAGCGTGGGGGAGTGGAAGGCAAAAGTGTACGAAATGCACAACGTGGTTTTCAGTTTCCGATCACGGAAAGTGGCCGGCGGAGATTCTGACGTGGCAGGGAGCGAGCAGGTGCTGCCGTTGGAACTGGACGAAGACGACGACGGTTTTCTCGTTGCGGAGAATCCGAATTTCGGGTTCCCAATGCCAGACAAGAGAAGACACAGTAGCTTCGTTCGAGAAGAGAGAGAGTGGGTCCCAATGGGAAGGAAAAGCGTCGACCTAACGTCCGTAACGGCCCCACAGCCGCGAAGGTCACCGCAAAGCGTGACCATGCCACAGACCAAGGAAAAGGAGTACGTTAGAAGCTTACGGCCGTCAGTGTGGCTAACGGAGCAGTTTCCATTAAAGACCGAGGAGCTTCTGCCGTTACTCGACATACTCGCTAATAAGGTCAAAGCAGTGAGGAGGCTCAGAGAGTTACTCACTACCACGTTCCCGCCGGGAACATTCCCCGTTAAG GTGGCTATACCGGTGGTCCCTACGGTGAGGGTGGTGATTACGTTCACAAAGTTCGTGGAGCTGCAACCTCTGGAGCAATTCTACACTCCATTCTCGAGCCCAAGGCATTTGCTCCTCAGTGCAAGCAGAGGAGGAGATGAGCAACAGAGCAAAGCAGAAAACAGGTGCTCTTCTTCGAGCTCATCGACGTGGCTGAGACGAAATAATAGCGTGTCGAATAAGCAACGATGTATGGCATTGGATTCGGACCCTTTTGCGATTCCTGCGGGATACACATGGACCAGTGTGGATGATAAATCTCGTAAAATGAAGAAATCCAAGTCCGTCAGAAAGTCTAAGTAA
- the LOC114420173 gene encoding ankyrin repeat domain-containing protein 13C-like isoform X1 — translation MARSTTPPTIKPENYGHSPVHYAVALGDHTTLSRITSSLPRLPDPSLIQTESDSLAQEKIADQISLVLDRRDVPYRETPLHLAVRLNDLFAARALATAGADVSLQNSAGWNSLQEALCRRASDIALVLLRLHHRNAWSKWRRRLPRVIAALRRMRDFYMEISFHFESSVIPFVGKIAPSDTYKIWKRDGNLRADTSLAGFDGLKIQRADQSFLFLGDVDHTHDVPSGSLLVLNRDDRKIFDAFENAGGPMNESDVAGFCSQTSVYRPGMDVTKAELVGRTNWRRQEKIESVGEWKAKVYEMHNVVFSFRSRKVAGGDSDVAGSEQVLPLELDEDDDGFLVAENPNFGFPMPDKRRHSSFVREEREWVPMGRKSVDLTSVTAPQPRRSPQSVTMPQTKEKEYVRSLRPSVWLTEQFPLKTEELLPLLDILANKVKAVRRLRELLTTTFPPGTFPVKWVQVAIPVVPTVRVVITFTKFVELQPLEQFYTPFSSPRHLLLSASRGGDEQQSKAENRCSSSSSSTWLRRNNSVSNKQRCMALDSDPFAIPAGYTWTSVDDKSRKMKKSKSVRKSK, via the exons ATGGCCAGGTCCACCACTCCTCCGACGATCAAACCGGAAAATTACGGCCACAGTCCGGTTCACTACGCCGTCGCTTTGGGCGACCACACCACCCTCTCCAGAATCACCTCCTCACTCCCTCGTCTCCCCGATCCCTCTCTAATTCAAACCGAATCCGATTCCCTCGCTCAAGAAAAAATCGCTGATCAGATCTCCCTCGTCCTCGACCGCCGCGACGTTCCTTATAGAGAAACTCCTCTCCACCTCGCCGTCCGACTTAACGACCTTTTCGCCGCTCGCGCCCTCGCTACCGCCGGCGCCGACGTCTCCCTCCAGAACTCCGCCGGCTGGAACTCTTTGCAGGAGGCGCTATGCCGCCGCGCCTCCGACATCGCGCTCGTCCTCCTCCGTCTCCACCACCGAAACGCCTGGTCCAAGTGGCGCCGCCGCCTCCCGCGCGTCATCGCCGCGCTCCGCCGCATGCGCGACTTTTACATGGAGATCTCCTTCCACTTCGAGAGCTCCGTCATTCCCTTCGTCGGCAAGATTGCCCCCTCCGACACCTACAAAATCTGGAAGCGCGACGGCAACCTCCGCGCTGACACCTCTCTCGCCGGCTTCGACGGCCTTAAGATCCAGCGCGCCGACCAAAGCTTCCTCTTCCTCGGCGACGTCGATCACACGCACGACGTCCCCTCCGGTTCGCTCCTCGTCCTCAACCGCGACGACCGCAAAATCTTCGACGCCTTCGAGAACGCCGGAGGACCGATGAATGAGTCCGACGTTGCCGGATTCTGCTCGCAGACGAGCGTGTACCGTCCCGGTATGGACGTGACGAAGGCAGAGCTTGTAGGCAGAACGAATTGGCGAAGACAAGAGAAAATAGAGAGCGTGGGGGAGTGGAAGGCAAAAGTGTACGAAATGCACAACGTGGTTTTCAGTTTCCGATCACGGAAAGTGGCCGGCGGAGATTCTGACGTGGCAGGGAGCGAGCAGGTGCTGCCGTTGGAACTGGACGAAGACGACGACGGTTTTCTCGTTGCGGAGAATCCGAATTTCGGGTTCCCAATGCCAGACAAGAGAAGACACAGTAGCTTCGTTCGAGAAGAGAGAGAGTGGGTCCCAATGGGAAGGAAAAGCGTCGACCTAACGTCCGTAACGGCCCCACAGCCGCGAAGGTCACCGCAAAGCGTGACCATGCCACAGACCAAGGAAAAGGAGTACGTTAGAAGCTTACGGCCGTCAGTGTGGCTAACGGAGCAGTTTCCATTAAAGACCGAGGAGCTTCTGCCGTTACTCGACATACTCGCTAATAAGGTCAAAGCAGTGAGGAGGCTCAGAGAGTTACTCACTACCACGTTCCCGCCGGGAACATTCCCCGTTAAG tGGGTTCAGGTGGCTATACCGGTGGTCCCTACGGTGAGGGTGGTGATTACGTTCACAAAGTTCGTGGAGCTGCAACCTCTGGAGCAATTCTACACTCCATTCTCGAGCCCAAGGCATTTGCTCCTCAGTGCAAGCAGAGGAGGAGATGAGCAACAGAGCAAAGCAGAAAACAGGTGCTCTTCTTCGAGCTCATCGACGTGGCTGAGACGAAATAATAGCGTGTCGAATAAGCAACGATGTATGGCATTGGATTCGGACCCTTTTGCGATTCCTGCGGGATACACATGGACCAGTGTGGATGATAAATCTCGTAAAATGAAGAAATCCAAGTCCGTCAGAAAGTCTAAGTAA
- the LOC114420177 gene encoding lactoylglutathione lyase GLX1-like → MADLLEWSKQDKKRMLHVVYRVGDLDRTIKFYTECLGMKLLRQRDIPEEKYANAFLGFGPEESHFVVELTYNYGVTSYDIGDGFGHFAIATQDIYKLVEHIRAKGGNITREPGPVQGGTTVIAFVKDPDGYTFGLIQRPTVHDPFCQVMLRVGDLERSIKFYEKALGMKVVRKVDKPEYKYTIAMLGYGEEHETTVLELTYNYGVTEYSKGNAYAQIAIGTDDVYKSAEVVNQVIKEVGGKITRQPGPIPGLNTKTTSFLDPDGWKTVLVDNVDFLEELK, encoded by the exons ATGGCTGACTTGTTGGAATGGTCAAAGCAAGATAAGAAACGAATGCTTCATGTCGTCTACCGTGTTGGTGACCTTGATCGCACCATCAA ATTTTACACAGAATGTTTAGGAATGAAGCTTTTGAGGCAAAGAGATATCCCAGAGGAGAAATATGCTAATGCTTTTCTTGGATTTGGCCCTGAAGAATCCCATTTTGTTGTTGAATTAACATATA ATTATGGGGTTACCTCGTATGACATTGGCGATGGCTTTGGACATTTTGCAATTGCAACTCAGGAC atttataaaTTGGTTGAGCACATCAGGGCCAAGGGTGGAAACATCACAAGGGAACCTGGTCCAGTTCAAGGTGGAACTACTGTTATCGCCTTTGTTAAGGATCCTGATGGTTATACTTTTGGACTTATCCAAAGACCTACAGTCCATGACCCATTTTGTCAAGTAATGCTTCGTGTTGGTGATTTAGAGCGCTCAATTAAGTTTTATGAAAAG GCTTTGGGCATGAAGGTGGTGAGGAAGGTTGATAAGCCTGAGTACAAG TACACTATAGCTATGCTCGGGTATGGAGAGGAGCACGAGACAACTGTGTTGGAGTTGACATATAACTATGGTGTGACTGAATACTCTAAGGGAAATGCTTATGCACAG ATTGCCATTGGTACTGATGATGTATATAAGAGTGCTGAGGTAGTTAACCAAGTCATAAAAGAGGTTGGAGGGAAGATTACTCGGCAACCAGGGCCAATTCCTGGCCTTAATACAAAAACCACTTCGTTTTTAGATCCAGATGGATGGAAAACT GTCTTGGTTGACAACGTTGATTTCTTGGAAGAACTGAAGTGA
- the LOC114420174 gene encoding autophagy-related protein 8C-like isoform X1, producing MFLCLKFSETMAKSPFKLEHPLERRQAESARIRDKYPDRIPVIVEKAERSDIPDIDKKKYLVPADLTVGQFVYVVRKRIKVSAEKAIFVFVNNTLPPTAALMSSIYEENKDDDGFLYMTYSGENTFGSR from the exons ATGTTTCTCTGTTTGAAATTTTCAGAGACCATGGCCAAAAGCCCCTTCAAGCTTGAACATCCCTTGG AAAGAAGGCAGGCTGAGTCTGCTCGCATTAGAGACAAGTATCCTGATAGAATACCT GTGATTGTTGAGAAAGCTGAAAGAAGTGACATCCCAGACATCGATAAGAAGAA GTACCTTGTCCCAGCAGATTTGACTGTTGGCCAATTTGTTTATGTTGTCCGTAAAAGGATTAAGGTCAGTGCAGAGAaggctatttttgtttttgtcaataACACTCTACCTCCAACTG CCGCTTTGATGTCTTCTATTTATGAGGAAAATAAAGACGATGATGGTTTTCTTTACATGACTTACAGTGGAGAGAACACTTTCGGTTCTCGCTAG
- the LOC114420179 gene encoding glucan endo-1,3-beta-glucosidase 1-like isoform X1, whose protein sequence is MANSKLNIILIHILFLSFSSFAEALDSQLKQQNQDEEERVPFVGVNIGTDVSNLPAASDLVAFLQLQKITHVRVYDANQDILKALSGTKIRVIISVPNNQLLAIGSSNSTAASWIDRNVVAYYPQTLVSGISVGDEVLTSVPSSAPLILPALESLYNALVASNLHQQIKVSTPHAASIILDPFPPSQAYFNQSLVSVILPLLQFLSRTGSPLMMNLYPYYVFMQNKGVVPLDNALFKPLTPNKEMVDPNTLLHYTNVLDAMVDAAYFSMKNLNITDVVVLVTETGWPAKGDSKEPYATKDNADTYNSNLIRHVFDRSGTPLHPETTSSVFIYELFNEDLRSPPLSEANWGLFYGNTTPAYLLHVSGIGTFLANDTTNQTYCIAMDGFDSKTLQAALDWACGPGRANCSEIQPGESCFQPNNVKNHASYAFDSYYQKEGKAQGSCDFKGVAMITTTDPSHGSCIFPGSKKVSNKTKEVVNSTISSNAGEKLRFKTFNSIKISAIGNILHILLAAYLPTLLLVLL, encoded by the exons ATGGCAAACTCTAAGCTGAATATCATTCTCATTCACATTCTCTTCCTCTCTTTCTCCTCCTTCG CAGAAGCATTAGATTCCCAGCTTAAGCAACAAAACCAAGACGAAGAAGAGAGGGTTCCATTCGTGGGCGTGAACATCGGCACCGACGTCTCGAACCTTCCAGCAGCCTCGGACCTGGTCGCGTTCCTTCAACTGCAGAAGATAACACACGTTCGCGTCTACGATGCGAACCAGGACATCCTCAAAGCCCTGTCGGGGACCAAGATTCGCGTCATCATCAGCGTCCCAAACAACCAGCTCCTGGCGATTGGTTCCTCCAACTCCACCGCGGCCTCCTGGATCGACCGAAACGTCGTCGCTTACTACCCCCAAACCCTCGTCAGCGGAATCTCCGTCGGCGACGAGGTTCTGACCAGCGTCCCCTCCTCCGCCCCCCTCATTCTCCCTGCCCTCGAGTCCCTCTACAACGCCCTCGTCGCCTCCAACCTCCACCAACAAATCAAGGTCTCAACCCCTCACGCTGCTTCCATCATTCTCGACCCTTTCCCTCCCTCTCAGGCTTACTTCAACCAATCCCTCGTTTCCGTTATTCTCCCTCTCCTTCAGTTCCTTTCACGAACCGGTTCCCCTCTCATGATGAACCTTTACCCCTACTACGTCTTCATGCAGAACAAAGGTGTGGTTCCTCTCGACAATGCTCTCTTCAAACCCCTCACTCCTAATAAGGAAATGGTCGACCCCAACACCTTGCTTCACTACACCAACGTCCTCGACGCTATGGTCGACGCCGCTTATTTCTCCATGAAGAACCTTAATATCACCGATGTTGTTGTTCTTGTCACCGAAACTGGCTGGCCTGCCAAGGGTGATTCTAAGGAACCTTATGCTACCAAGGACAATGCTGATACTTATAACTCCAATTTGATTAGGCATGTCTTTGATCGCAGTGGAACCCCTTTGCATCCTGAGACTACTTCCAGTGTGTTTATATATGAATTGTTTAATGAGGACTTAAGGTCTCCGCCGCTGTCGGAGGCGAATTGGGGTTTGTTTTATGGGAACACTACGCCGGCTTATCTGCTTCATGTGTCTGGAATTGGGACTTTTTTGGCCAATGATACCACCAATCAGACATACTGCATTGCCATGGATGGGTTTGATTCTAAGACGTTGCAGGCCGCGCTGGATTGGGCGTGTGGACCAGGCCGAGCCAATTGTTCCGAGATTCAGCCTGGAGAGAGTTGTTTCCAGCCTAATAATGTGAAGAACCATGCTTCTTATGCGTTTGATAGCTATTACCAGAAAGAAGGCAAGGCTCAGGGGTCTTGTGACTTCAAAGGAGTGGCTATGATCACCACCACTGATCCCA GTCACGGGAGCTGTATATTTCCTGGAAG CAAGAAAGTGAGCAACAAGACAAAGGAAGTGGTGAACTCTACTATATCAAGCAATGCA
- the LOC114420179 gene encoding glucan endo-1,3-beta-glucosidase 1-like isoform X2: protein MANSKLNIILIHILFLSFSSFEALDSQLKQQNQDEEERVPFVGVNIGTDVSNLPAASDLVAFLQLQKITHVRVYDANQDILKALSGTKIRVIISVPNNQLLAIGSSNSTAASWIDRNVVAYYPQTLVSGISVGDEVLTSVPSSAPLILPALESLYNALVASNLHQQIKVSTPHAASIILDPFPPSQAYFNQSLVSVILPLLQFLSRTGSPLMMNLYPYYVFMQNKGVVPLDNALFKPLTPNKEMVDPNTLLHYTNVLDAMVDAAYFSMKNLNITDVVVLVTETGWPAKGDSKEPYATKDNADTYNSNLIRHVFDRSGTPLHPETTSSVFIYELFNEDLRSPPLSEANWGLFYGNTTPAYLLHVSGIGTFLANDTTNQTYCIAMDGFDSKTLQAALDWACGPGRANCSEIQPGESCFQPNNVKNHASYAFDSYYQKEGKAQGSCDFKGVAMITTTDPSHGSCIFPGSKKVSNKTKEVVNSTISSNAGEKLRFKTFNSIKISAIGNILHILLAAYLPTLLLVLL from the exons ATGGCAAACTCTAAGCTGAATATCATTCTCATTCACATTCTCTTCCTCTCTTTCTCCTCCTTCG AAGCATTAGATTCCCAGCTTAAGCAACAAAACCAAGACGAAGAAGAGAGGGTTCCATTCGTGGGCGTGAACATCGGCACCGACGTCTCGAACCTTCCAGCAGCCTCGGACCTGGTCGCGTTCCTTCAACTGCAGAAGATAACACACGTTCGCGTCTACGATGCGAACCAGGACATCCTCAAAGCCCTGTCGGGGACCAAGATTCGCGTCATCATCAGCGTCCCAAACAACCAGCTCCTGGCGATTGGTTCCTCCAACTCCACCGCGGCCTCCTGGATCGACCGAAACGTCGTCGCTTACTACCCCCAAACCCTCGTCAGCGGAATCTCCGTCGGCGACGAGGTTCTGACCAGCGTCCCCTCCTCCGCCCCCCTCATTCTCCCTGCCCTCGAGTCCCTCTACAACGCCCTCGTCGCCTCCAACCTCCACCAACAAATCAAGGTCTCAACCCCTCACGCTGCTTCCATCATTCTCGACCCTTTCCCTCCCTCTCAGGCTTACTTCAACCAATCCCTCGTTTCCGTTATTCTCCCTCTCCTTCAGTTCCTTTCACGAACCGGTTCCCCTCTCATGATGAACCTTTACCCCTACTACGTCTTCATGCAGAACAAAGGTGTGGTTCCTCTCGACAATGCTCTCTTCAAACCCCTCACTCCTAATAAGGAAATGGTCGACCCCAACACCTTGCTTCACTACACCAACGTCCTCGACGCTATGGTCGACGCCGCTTATTTCTCCATGAAGAACCTTAATATCACCGATGTTGTTGTTCTTGTCACCGAAACTGGCTGGCCTGCCAAGGGTGATTCTAAGGAACCTTATGCTACCAAGGACAATGCTGATACTTATAACTCCAATTTGATTAGGCATGTCTTTGATCGCAGTGGAACCCCTTTGCATCCTGAGACTACTTCCAGTGTGTTTATATATGAATTGTTTAATGAGGACTTAAGGTCTCCGCCGCTGTCGGAGGCGAATTGGGGTTTGTTTTATGGGAACACTACGCCGGCTTATCTGCTTCATGTGTCTGGAATTGGGACTTTTTTGGCCAATGATACCACCAATCAGACATACTGCATTGCCATGGATGGGTTTGATTCTAAGACGTTGCAGGCCGCGCTGGATTGGGCGTGTGGACCAGGCCGAGCCAATTGTTCCGAGATTCAGCCTGGAGAGAGTTGTTTCCAGCCTAATAATGTGAAGAACCATGCTTCTTATGCGTTTGATAGCTATTACCAGAAAGAAGGCAAGGCTCAGGGGTCTTGTGACTTCAAAGGAGTGGCTATGATCACCACCACTGATCCCA GTCACGGGAGCTGTATATTTCCTGGAAG CAAGAAAGTGAGCAACAAGACAAAGGAAGTGGTGAACTCTACTATATCAAGCAATGCA
- the LOC114420174 gene encoding autophagy-related protein 8C-like isoform X2 encodes MAKSPFKLEHPLERRQAESARIRDKYPDRIPVIVEKAERSDIPDIDKKKYLVPADLTVGQFVYVVRKRIKVSAEKAIFVFVNNTLPPTAALMSSIYEENKDDDGFLYMTYSGENTFGSR; translated from the exons ATGGCCAAAAGCCCCTTCAAGCTTGAACATCCCTTGG AAAGAAGGCAGGCTGAGTCTGCTCGCATTAGAGACAAGTATCCTGATAGAATACCT GTGATTGTTGAGAAAGCTGAAAGAAGTGACATCCCAGACATCGATAAGAAGAA GTACCTTGTCCCAGCAGATTTGACTGTTGGCCAATTTGTTTATGTTGTCCGTAAAAGGATTAAGGTCAGTGCAGAGAaggctatttttgtttttgtcaataACACTCTACCTCCAACTG CCGCTTTGATGTCTTCTATTTATGAGGAAAATAAAGACGATGATGGTTTTCTTTACATGACTTACAGTGGAGAGAACACTTTCGGTTCTCGCTAG
- the LOC114420178 gene encoding 5'-adenylylsulfate reductase 3, chloroplastic-like: MALAFTSSISAPTSTFPSSEPKLPQIGSIRISERPIGGAVNFNLSQRRSLVKPVNAEPPRKDSIVPLAATTIVASASETKEEDFEQIASDLDNASPLEIMDRALDKFGNDIAIAFSGAEDVALIEYAKLTGRPFRVFSLDTGRLNPETYQLFDAVEKHYGIRIEYMFPDAVEVQALVRSKGLFSFYEDGHQECCRVRKVRPLRRALKGLRAWITGQRKDQSPGTRSEIPVVQVDPVFEGMDGGIGSLVKWNPVANVKGHDIWNFLRTMNVPVNSLHAKGYVSIGCEPCTRPVLPGQHEREGRWWWEDAKAKECGLHKGNVKQQKEEDVNGNGLSQSHANGDATTVPDIFNSPNVVNLSRTGIENLAKLEDRKEPWLVVLYAPWCPYCQAMEESYVDLADKLAGSTGMKVGKFRADGEQKEFAKSELQLGSFPTILFFPKHSSRPTIKYPSEKRDVDSLMAFVNALR, from the exons ATGGCCCTCGCTTTCACTTCTTCAATTTCCGCACCAACTTCCACCTTCCCATCATCGGAACCCAAAC ttCCGCAAATTGGGTCAATTAGGATTTCGGAGAGGCCCATTGGAGGCGCCGTTAATTTCAATTTATCTCAAAGACGGAGCTTGGTAAAGCCCGTTAACGCCGAACCTCCACGCAAGGATTCCATTGTTCCTCTCGCAGCAACAACCATCGTTGCTTCTGCTTCTG AGACGAAAGAGGAAGATTTTGAACAGATAGCCAGTGATCTCGACAATGCTTCACCTCTTGAAATCATGGATAGAGCCCTCGACAAATTCGGCAACGACATAGCTATTGCCTTcag TGGTGCTGAAGATGTTGCTTTGATTGAGTATGCGAAATTGACGGGTCGACCCTTTAGGGTTTTCAGTTTGGACACTGGGAGACTGAACCCAGAAACTTATCAACTTTTTGATGCGGTTGAGAAGCATTATGGAATTCGCATTGAGTACATGTTCCCTGATGCTGTTGAGGTTCAGGCATTGGTGAGGAGTAAGGGGTTATTCTCTTTCTACGAGGATGGGCACCAAGAGTGTTGCAGGGTGAGAAAGGTGAGGCCTTTAAGGAGGGCCCTTAAGGGTCTCAGAGCATGGATAACTGGTCAGAGGAAAGACCAGTCACCTGGTACTAGGTCTGAAATACCGGTTGTTCAGGTTGATCCGGTTTTTGAGGGAATGGATGGTGGAATTGGAAGCTTGGTGAAGTGGAACCCTGTTGCAAATGTGAAGGGCCATGACATATGGAACTTCCTTAGGACCATGAATGTGCCTGTGAATTCCTTGCATGCAAAAGGATATGTTTCCATTGGGTGTGAGCCCTGCACTAGGCCTGTTTTACCTGGGCAACATGAAAGGGAAGGGAGGTGGTGGTGGGAGGATGCCAAAGCTAAGGAATGTGGTCTTCACAAAGGAAATGTAAAGCAGCAGAAAGAGGAGGATGTTAATGGAAATGGGCTATCCCAATCCCATGCAAATGGTGATGCTACCACTGTGCCTGACATTTTCAACAGCCCGAATGTAGTTAACTTGAGCAGGACTGGAATTGAGAATTTGGCAAAATTGGAGGACCGAAAGGAACCATGGCTTGTTGTGCTTTATGCACCATGGTGCCCCTACTGCCAG GCTATGGAGGAATCTTATGTTGACTTAGCAGACAAGTTAGCAGGGTCAACAGGGATGAAGGTTGGAAAATTTAGAGCAGATGGAGAACAGAAAGAATTTGCAAAGAGTGAACTGCAATTGGGAAGCTTCCCTACGATATTATTTTTCCCAAAGCATTCGTCTCGGCCAACAATAAAGTATCCCTCAGAAAAGAGAGATGTTGATTCCTTGATGGCATTTGTAAATGCCTTAAGATGA